The following coding sequences lie in one Synechococcus sp. PCC 7336 genomic window:
- a CDS encoding flavin reductase family protein codes for MLDEQAKKTMLRKIPHGLYICGVKQEEEVNGYTASWVMQTSFKPPMLVNAVRQDNRSHGMVESSGVFALSVLEVGQKDVAQKFFQPLKRNGNRFDDVEFYLGETGCPIISDALGYVECKVVGSLPQGDHTVFLGEVIASGVHRDGDPLLLESTGWNYGG; via the coding sequence GTGTTGGACGAACAAGCCAAGAAGACAATGCTTCGGAAGATTCCCCACGGACTGTATATCTGTGGGGTAAAGCAAGAGGAAGAGGTCAATGGCTATACGGCCAGTTGGGTGATGCAGACTTCTTTCAAGCCGCCAATGCTTGTGAATGCGGTGCGGCAGGATAACCGCTCTCACGGCATGGTTGAGTCAAGTGGGGTCTTTGCCCTCAGTGTTTTGGAAGTGGGGCAGAAGGATGTAGCCCAAAAGTTTTTCCAACCGCTCAAGCGCAATGGCAATCGGTTTGACGATGTCGAGTTTTATCTTGGCGAGACGGGATGTCCCATTATTTCCGATGCGCTCGGTTATGTGGAGTGCAAGGTGGTGGGGTCTTTGCCTCAGGGGGACCATACGGTGTTTCTAGGAGAGGTCATCGCGTCTGGCGTTCACCGCGATGGCGATCCGTTATTGCTGGAATCGACCGGTTGGAATTACGGCGGCTAG
- a CDS encoding LptF/LptG family permease — protein sequence MIARNSFHRAFPIGLNFGLLDRYVLAEMLLPFLFGVVAFTSVGTAIGSLFEIIRLVGDKGMPIPVALHLYFLQAPSIIVLTFPMAMLLSTLMSYNRLSGDSELTALRSCGVSPHRLLAPAIALGIVVTGLTFLFNEAIVPQANHQAEELLATVLGQHRRIRSNNILYQEFGDRTQNVGADEEGLNRMFYARRFDGDLMRGITVLDFSQTDSRQIVVAQEGSWQDTDGAWLFTNGTLYILNSDGTYRDILPFEQRLVDLPRAPLDLGFSRSSDEMTIPELQDQIQLQQAAGQPRRVKRLRLVLQLKYSIPFACLVFAFIGTPLGMRLQRTSSALGFGLSILVIFGYYALLSISQGLGQAGTIAPIAAAWLPNGMGMVVGAGLLYRVARA from the coding sequence GTGATTGCACGCAATTCTTTCCACCGCGCTTTCCCCATCGGACTCAACTTCGGCCTGCTCGATCGCTACGTGCTGGCCGAAATGTTGTTGCCCTTTTTGTTTGGCGTCGTTGCCTTTACCTCAGTCGGAACGGCGATCGGGTCTCTATTCGAAATCATTCGGCTGGTGGGCGACAAGGGCATGCCCATTCCGGTTGCCTTACATCTCTACTTCTTGCAGGCTCCGAGCATTATTGTCTTGACCTTTCCCATGGCGATGCTCTTGTCTACTTTGATGTCCTACAATCGCCTATCTGGAGACAGCGAACTCACTGCTCTGCGCAGTTGCGGCGTTAGCCCCCATCGACTGCTAGCCCCCGCGATCGCCCTCGGAATCGTTGTGACTGGCTTGACCTTCCTGTTTAACGAGGCCATTGTCCCTCAAGCCAACCATCAGGCGGAGGAACTGCTCGCAACGGTGCTCGGGCAACACCGACGCATTCGCAGCAACAATATTCTTTACCAAGAATTTGGCGATCGCACCCAAAACGTCGGAGCAGATGAGGAAGGGCTCAACCGCATGTTTTACGCCCGTCGGTTTGATGGCGATCTGATGCGGGGCATCACCGTTCTCGACTTTTCCCAAACCGACTCTCGCCAGATTGTAGTGGCCCAGGAGGGCTCCTGGCAGGACACCGATGGGGCGTGGCTGTTCACCAACGGAACTCTCTACATCCTCAATTCCGATGGAACTTACCGCGATATTCTGCCCTTCGAGCAGCGCCTCGTAGATTTGCCCCGCGCTCCTCTAGACCTGGGCTTCAGTCGGAGCTCTGACGAGATGACCATTCCCGAATTGCAAGACCAGATTCAACTGCAGCAGGCGGCGGGGCAACCTCGGCGGGTCAAGAGACTGAGGCTGGTTTTACAGCTCAAGTATTCGATTCCGTTTGCCTGTTTGGTGTTTGCCTTTATCGGCACTCCTCTGGGTATGAGGCTGCAGCGCACCAGCTCTGCCCTCGGCTTTGGGCTCAGCATTCTGGTTATCTTTGGCTATTACGCGCTTCTCTCCATCTCTCAGGGATTGGGGCAAGCAGGTACGATCGCCCCCATTGCAGCGGCTTGGCTGCCCAACGGGATGGGAATGGTGGTGGGAGCTGGATTGCTCTACCGCGTTGCGCGAGCTTGA
- the bchI gene encoding magnesium chelatase ATPase subunit I: MPPTVAPDRPTAVKTKKRPVFPFTAIVGQEEMKLALILNTIDPKVGGVMIMGDRGTGKSTTIRALADLLPEIEVIADDPFNSHPSQRELMSDEAWGRVEAGKEVTVAHKQVPMVDLPLGATEDRVCGTIDIEKALSEGVKAFEPGLLAKANRGILYVDEVNLLDDHLVDVLLDSAASGWNTVEREGISIRHPASFVLVGSGNPEEGELRPQLLDRFGMHAEIHTVRQPDLRVQIVEQRTQFDAAPEEFLLEYEIQQQEIRKTLEEARKLLPRVTIDRELRLKISEVCSELDVDGLRGDIVTNRAAKALAAWEGRTEVEVDDIRRVIVLCLRHRLRKDPLESIDSGYKVRKVFGEIFKVSSDVDDD; this comes from the coding sequence ATGCCCCCTACTGTTGCTCCAGACCGTCCCACTGCCGTCAAAACTAAGAAGCGTCCCGTGTTTCCGTTTACGGCGATCGTGGGCCAAGAGGAAATGAAGCTGGCCCTGATCCTAAATACGATCGATCCCAAAGTGGGCGGCGTCATGATCATGGGCGATCGCGGTACGGGAAAATCCACCACCATTCGCGCCTTGGCCGACCTGCTGCCCGAAATTGAAGTGATTGCCGACGATCCGTTTAACAGCCATCCCTCGCAGCGGGAATTGATGAGTGACGAGGCTTGGGGGCGGGTGGAAGCAGGCAAAGAGGTAACGGTCGCCCACAAGCAGGTACCGATGGTGGACTTGCCATTGGGGGCAACTGAAGACCGCGTCTGCGGCACGATTGACATTGAGAAAGCCCTGTCTGAAGGGGTAAAAGCTTTCGAACCCGGTTTGTTGGCCAAGGCCAATCGCGGCATTTTGTACGTAGACGAGGTCAATCTGTTAGACGACCACCTCGTGGATGTCCTGCTCGACTCGGCGGCATCCGGTTGGAACACCGTCGAGCGGGAAGGCATTTCGATCCGCCACCCCGCCAGCTTCGTGTTGGTGGGCTCCGGCAACCCCGAAGAGGGGGAATTGCGGCCTCAGTTATTAGACCGGTTTGGCATGCACGCCGAAATTCACACCGTGCGCCAGCCCGACCTCCGCGTTCAGATTGTGGAGCAGCGAACTCAATTCGATGCAGCACCGGAAGAATTTTTGCTGGAGTATGAAATCCAGCAGCAGGAAATTCGCAAGACTCTGGAGGAGGCCCGCAAGCTGCTGCCGAGGGTGACGATCGACCGCGAGCTGCGTCTCAAGATTTCGGAAGTCTGTTCCGAGCTCGATGTGGATGGATTGCGGGGGGATATTGTCACGAATCGGGCGGCAAAGGCACTGGCGGCTTGGGAAGGGCGCACTGAGGTGGAGGTGGACGATATCCGTCGCGTGATTGTGCTGTGTTTGCGGCACCGCTTGCGCAAAGATCCACTAGAATCCATTGATTCGGGCTACAAAGTGCGGAAGGTGTTTGGCGAAATCTTTAAAGTGAGCTCGGACGTCGACGACGACTGA